The Gloeothece verrucosa PCC 7822 genome contains a region encoding:
- a CDS encoding PatA/PatG family cyanobactin maturation protease has translation MENLTNSNQTYAPPDSHIQSVGDWYNRLPINHSKVVSDNWARFHNMDLARRAGIKPGDYVLDAGCGVGIPAIHFAQEFPGTRIEGMTLSEVEADEARRRVEIAGLSDRIIIRVGDFHHLPFPDGIFDLAFYNDSIKYSNNLPLAFREVYRALHPGGRIYMTDHVSREPPLTEQQQQELAKFNRDFRCYICPLSQLGKVAQESGFVDIQLGDMTGQLPTQDVRKIWVDVQSPSGAMYYGEIKATKPAPTVRKTQTILPASYPHPDPHVQKIKTLYDATPVPCDRATLQSTTWADYSDKDASKDHNLYYTQQAGIKSGDYILDAGCGIGGPAIDIASTTPSTLIEAINLSSEQVKQARIQVAQAGLSDRIRVTEADLHSIPFQYGVFDVVLMLESLGYSKTRPKALREAYRALRPGGSLYIKDLFCKEGLLSHQEQQDLSQFQPRHLYHTPPLSQAAEEVRLVGFEDVNWKDISETVNFDKFLDFIARNGGFQNLPLIAGEIRAKKPKTFSYVTPSQGLEIPAQSKTSRLVYALGTLGYDFGTEAWRDSFKQLMPGLEIDGTVVPANPYDARQMVDYLFDNPSEAKSLIWTLNLELTPIYAIEPIEAFASDVYETLQLMLTGEVEPEDSENYIERVSIPARLTSRTVKLFSGQIVPVIEPENIRGMYGWNVNRLVRSALETVEVDEQRVRRTLSSFLNRIYYDLRNWGQTDRDRALNFAATNAFQAASTFAEAVVTGYELDTIEVYKSAYCRYDSNCWDVKLKFFDPENKERARKIIRFTIDVKDIMPVTLGEVRSWSAPN, from the coding sequence ATGGAAAATTTGACCAACAGTAACCAAACTTACGCGCCTCCCGACTCCCACATCCAAAGCGTTGGGGATTGGTATAACCGGCTACCGATTAATCACAGCAAAGTTGTTTCCGATAATTGGGCCCGGTTTCATAATATGGATTTAGCCCGACGCGCCGGCATTAAACCTGGGGATTATGTTCTCGATGCTGGTTGTGGGGTAGGAATTCCCGCGATCCACTTTGCTCAGGAGTTCCCAGGCACTAGAATAGAAGGGATGACCCTCTCAGAAGTAGAAGCGGATGAAGCTCGCAGACGGGTAGAAATAGCCGGATTAAGCGATCGCATTATCATTAGGGTGGGGGACTTTCATCATTTACCCTTTCCTGATGGGATATTCGATCTAGCTTTTTATAATGACAGTATTAAATATTCTAATAATTTGCCCCTAGCTTTTAGGGAAGTTTACCGGGCGCTGCATCCAGGAGGACGAATCTATATGACAGATCACGTCAGCAGAGAACCCCCTTTAACGGAGCAACAGCAACAAGAACTCGCTAAGTTTAATCGGGATTTTCGTTGCTATATTTGTCCTCTGAGTCAACTAGGAAAAGTTGCCCAAGAAAGCGGCTTTGTAGATATTCAGCTTGGGGATATGACGGGACAATTGCCTACTCAAGACGTGAGAAAGATTTGGGTTGATGTTCAAAGTCCCAGTGGTGCTATGTATTATGGGGAAATTAAAGCCACTAAACCAGCCCCCACCGTCAGAAAAACTCAAACCATTCTACCAGCAAGCTATCCTCACCCCGATCCCCATGTACAAAAAATAAAAACCTTATATGATGCGACTCCTGTTCCCTGCGATCGCGCTACTTTGCAAAGTACAACTTGGGCAGATTACAGCGATAAGGATGCCTCTAAAGATCATAATCTTTATTATACTCAACAAGCCGGCATTAAATCAGGGGATTATATCTTAGATGCAGGTTGTGGTATTGGGGGTCCTGCTATTGACATTGCTAGCACGACACCTAGTACCTTAATTGAAGCTATTAACTTATCCTCAGAACAGGTTAAGCAAGCAAGAATTCAAGTTGCCCAAGCCGGACTTAGCGATCGCATCCGAGTTACAGAGGCGGATTTACACTCTATCCCTTTCCAGTATGGGGTATTTGATGTAGTGTTGATGCTGGAAAGTCTTGGTTACTCAAAAACCCGACCAAAGGCGCTAAGAGAAGCTTATCGCGCTTTGCGACCGGGAGGATCTCTGTATATTAAAGACCTTTTCTGCAAAGAGGGGCTTTTATCTCATCAAGAACAGCAGGATTTATCCCAATTCCAACCCCGCCATCTCTATCATACTCCTCCTTTGAGTCAAGCCGCCGAAGAGGTGCGCCTAGTAGGATTTGAGGATGTTAACTGGAAAGATATCAGCGAAACGGTTAACTTTGATAAATTTCTTGACTTTATAGCCAGAAACGGGGGTTTTCAAAATCTGCCTTTAATTGCTGGGGAAATTAGAGCCAAAAAACCGAAAACCTTTTCTTATGTTACTCCTAGTCAAGGTTTAGAAATTCCTGCCCAAAGCAAAACCAGCCGCTTAGTTTATGCACTGGGTACATTAGGCTATGATTTTGGTACAGAAGCGTGGCGAGATTCCTTTAAGCAACTGATGCCGGGACTAGAAATAGATGGGACAGTTGTTCCTGCTAATCCCTACGATGCGCGTCAGATGGTAGATTACCTCTTTGATAACCCTTCGGAAGCTAAATCTTTAATTTGGACGCTAAATCTGGAATTAACGCCGATTTATGCTATTGAACCGATTGAGGCTTTTGCCAGTGATGTCTATGAAACCTTACAATTAATGTTAACTGGAGAAGTAGAACCAGAAGACAGCGAAAACTACATCGAACGGGTGAGTATTCCTGCTAGACTTACCTCAAGGACTGTCAAGCTCTTTTCTGGGCAAATTGTCCCAGTTATCGAGCCGGAGAACATTCGGGGTATGTATGGTTGGAATGTCAATCGTCTGGTTAGGTCCGCCTTAGAAACTGTAGAGGTTGATGAGCAAAGAGTGCGACGAACTTTGAGTAGTTTTCTCAATCGGATCTACTATGATTTAAGAAACTGGGGACAAACTGATAGAGATAGGGCGCTTAATTTTGCAGCAACCAATGCTTTTCAAGCAGCTTCGACTTTTGCTGAAGCTGTGGTGACGGGTTATGAACTTGATACAATCGAAGTTTATAAAAGCGCTTATTGTCGCTATGATAGTAATTGTTGGGATGTAAAATTAAAGTTTTTCGACCCAGAAAATAAAGAACGAGCTAGAAAAATCATTCGTTTTACAATAGATGTCAAGGATATAATGCCTGTAACTTTAGGGGAAGTGCGTTCTTGGTCTGCACCTAATTAA
- a CDS encoding cyanobactin biosynthesis system PatB/AcyB/McaB family protein encodes MRLPKLAPPVKRPDIIYPHRSVDVIHGRVQDLVGIRMDLLHGANYNDPAAFNYSACSQSPPPFGCGGWEGY; translated from the coding sequence ATGAGATTACCAAAACTTGCCCCTCCTGTGAAAAGACCAGATATTATTTATCCTCACCGTTCTGTAGATGTTATTCATGGTAGAGTACAGGATTTAGTTGGCATTCGTATGGATTTATTACACGGCGCTAACTATAACGATCCTGCGGCTTTTAATTATAGCGCTTGTTCTCAATCTCCTCCTCCTTTTGGATGCGGCGGTTGGGAAGGTTATTAA
- a CDS encoding cyanobactin biosynthesis PatC/TenC/TruC family protein: MAKKTQSQQNPEQNPSKPTEKISQEVKTHLLATGLEDYVFWWQEMLKTQKNAEKEQKPFRRGRIWS, encoded by the coding sequence ATGGCTAAAAAAACACAATCTCAACAAAACCCAGAACAAAATCCTTCAAAACCAACGGAAAAAATTTCTCAAGAAGTTAAGACTCATCTGTTAGCAACCGGATTAGAAGATTACGTTTTTTGGTGGCAGGAAATGCTCAAAACTCAAAAAAATGCAGAAAAAGAACAAAAACCCTTCCGCAGAGGACGAATTTGGTCTTAG
- a CDS encoding IS5 family transposase (programmed frameshift): protein MRRGDLTDEQWEKLKPLLPSQKAKTGKPGHDHRQIINGILWILRTGAPWRDLPDCYGVHSTVSSRFYRWQKAGIWDEVWQKLQTIADFEGKIDWEVHMADSTVVRAHQHAAGAKGGKQNQALGRSKGGFSTKIHIRAEGLGKPMAFSLTSGERHDTIGFDDLLKGGKVKKIARGRPKHRFKYFLGDKGYSSQAIRQKLRKKRITPIIPRKSNEKRRERFNKGLYRERNRVERLINRLKQFRRIATRYEKYAHNYLAMLAIASILLWL, encoded by the exons ATTAGAAGAGGAGACTTAACCGATGAGCAATGGGAAAAACTAAAACCCCTGCTACCATCTCAAAAAGCAAAGACAGGAAAACCGGGGCATGACCACAGGCAAATAATTAATGGAATATTATGGATTTTAAGAACTGGTGCGCCTTGGAGGGATTTACCCGACTGTTATGGAGTTCATAGCACTGTCTCAAGCCGCTTCTACAGATGGCAAAAAGCAGGAATTTGGGACGAAGTTTGGCAAAAACTTCAAACAATTGCCGACTTTGAAGGAAAAATAGATTGGGAGGTTCACATGGCCGATAGTACAGTGGTTCGAGCGCACCAGCACGCAGCCGGTGCAAAAGGGGGCA AACAAAATCAAGCTTTAGGGCGAAGTAAGGGTGGTTTTTCTACTAAAATACACATACGGGCTGAAGGGTTGGGAAAACCAATGGCTTTCAGTCTAACCTCTGGAGAACGACACGATACTATTGGTTTTGATGATTTGCTCAAAGGGGGAAAAGTTAAAAAAATTGCGCGAGGACGGCCTAAACATCGGTTTAAATACTTTCTTGGCGATAAAGGTTACAGTAGCCAAGCTATCCGGCAAAAGCTGCGTAAAAAAAGGATAACCCCTATTATTCCCCGCAAAAGTAATGAAAAAAGACGTGAACGGTTTAATAAAGGGTTGTACCGTGAACGGAATCGAGTTGAAAGGTTAATTAACCGACTTAAACAGTTTCGTCGCATAGCTACAAGATATGAAAAATATGCACACAACTATTTGGCCATGTTGGCGATCGCTTCTATACTTCTCTGGCTATAA
- a CDS encoding Mu transposase C-terminal domain-containing protein has product MTLSGINFNEIELDADEEDLKALENPKIPQKSLKLINTELPPKVEQKLDALNAIGQASNKKERAEAIKQAAISLGKSARTIRRMLAKIAHEGVATLAVGRQDKGQYRISKQWRDFIIKLYKWGQKSGSKSNISQLYVAITSLASQGEKLRMDVQRKDGIAKYLKPYPEVLEDLIALKYPSHVTVYKVINDELQRKKKFKARHPGADIDHQIVQTIDENLHITHSNQIWQADHTQLDVFIVENLKNKDSLLKPEIIRDRKGEPIRPYLTVIMDSYSGCIMGYYLGFVAADSHRVALALRNAILPKPVQEKYGLINEWVEHGIPEYLVTDRAREFKSDHMKLVSTQLDFKWKLRAFPSAGGLVETIFNQTNNEVLKNLPGYTGSKVDERPKNAENHACMTFEELEKELVQYFVDHYNQHQYPKMKIEPQFEVLTRSKRWQSGLISGATIIDERTLDICLLKQAHRRVQKLGTIQFENLIYIGDCLRDFIGEEISLRYDPRNIVTLLAYTSSNQEEPSEFIGVIKARHFEHEQMTFDELRWIVQKLKRQWKNADNISILNERYNHLNFIEQKRVKKRQKRKKAQQKRDETTNESKIVEIFPQNALEPDDKTVIEEATEANTMGQKRRLSKIHQSSLPESHPRVKRRRSGIAVHVQDWNEYKKNNW; this is encoded by the coding sequence ATGACGCTATCAGGCATAAACTTTAATGAAATCGAACTAGACGCTGATGAAGAAGACTTAAAGGCATTAGAAAATCCCAAAATCCCTCAAAAGTCCTTAAAGCTCATTAATACCGAACTTCCTCCCAAAGTTGAACAAAAACTTGATGCTCTGAATGCTATTGGGCAAGCATCCAATAAAAAGGAACGTGCAGAAGCCATCAAGCAAGCGGCTATTTCTCTTGGGAAGAGCGCTCGCACCATTAGACGGATGTTGGCAAAAATAGCTCATGAAGGAGTGGCGACCTTAGCGGTTGGTCGTCAAGATAAAGGACAATATCGCATATCTAAGCAGTGGCGTGATTTCATCATCAAACTTTACAAATGGGGACAAAAATCCGGTTCAAAAAGCAATATCAGTCAACTCTATGTAGCTATAACGTCTTTAGCGTCGCAAGGAGAAAAACTCAGAATGGATGTACAGAGAAAAGATGGTATTGCCAAATATTTAAAACCTTATCCTGAAGTCTTAGAAGATTTAATCGCGCTCAAATATCCTTCTCATGTCACTGTCTATAAAGTAATTAATGATGAACTCCAAAGAAAGAAAAAGTTTAAAGCACGTCATCCAGGCGCAGATATTGACCATCAAATAGTGCAAACGATTGACGAAAACCTACATATTACCCATAGCAATCAAATTTGGCAAGCTGACCATACTCAACTGGATGTATTTATTGTTGAAAATCTTAAAAATAAAGATTCATTACTCAAACCCGAAATTATCCGAGATAGAAAAGGAGAACCCATCCGTCCCTATTTAACAGTCATCATGGATAGTTATTCGGGGTGTATTATGGGTTATTATTTAGGCTTTGTAGCAGCCGATTCTCATCGAGTAGCATTAGCTTTGCGTAACGCCATTTTACCTAAGCCGGTACAAGAAAAGTATGGATTAATCAATGAATGGGTTGAACATGGCATACCTGAATATCTCGTAACCGATAGAGCCAGAGAATTCAAGAGTGACCACATGAAACTCGTGTCCACCCAATTAGACTTTAAGTGGAAACTTAGAGCTTTTCCCTCAGCCGGTGGATTAGTAGAAACGATTTTCAATCAGACAAATAATGAAGTCTTAAAAAATTTACCAGGATATACAGGTTCAAAGGTAGATGAACGTCCAAAAAATGCAGAAAACCACGCTTGTATGACCTTTGAAGAGTTAGAGAAAGAATTAGTCCAATATTTCGTAGATCATTATAATCAACATCAATACCCCAAAATGAAAATTGAGCCTCAATTTGAGGTTCTCACTCGTTCAAAACGATGGCAGAGCGGGTTAATAAGTGGTGCAACTATTATTGATGAAAGAACATTAGATATCTGCCTATTAAAACAAGCCCATCGCCGAGTTCAAAAATTGGGAACGATTCAGTTTGAAAATCTAATTTATATAGGGGATTGTTTAAGAGACTTTATTGGAGAAGAAATATCTTTAAGATATGACCCGAGAAATATTGTGACACTACTTGCTTATACTTCTTCTAATCAGGAAGAGCCGAGTGAGTTTATTGGAGTGATAAAAGCTAGACATTTTGAGCATGAACAAATGACGTTTGATGAGTTGAGATGGATTGTTCAAAAACTGAAAAGACAGTGGAAAAACGCGGATAATATTTCTATTCTCAACGAGCGATACAACCACCTTAACTTTATTGAACAAAAGCGAGTTAAAAAGCGACAAAAACGCAAAAAAGCTCAACAAAAACGAGATGAAACTACTAATGAATCTAAAATTGTTGAAATCTTTCCCCAAAATGCCCTTGAACCTGATGACAAAACAGTGATAGAAGAGGCAACAGAAGCGAATACAATGGGACAAAAGCGCAGACTGAGTAAAATCCATCAGTCCTCTCTGCCCGAAAGCCATCCCAGAGTGAAACGACGACGCTCAGGAATTGCTGTCCATGTTCAAGATTGGAACGAATATAAAAAAAATAACTGGTAA
- a CDS encoding ATP-binding protein: MTKNNLAQKKSVPSKSPKVNDLVHSCEELQRRTPAQQTEIEPIGKADTYCYLDRDDELFTWLNDQRDLKLCGYIVATKGSGLPKSCEYYRLAHVKRRGSLFEIPATVFYLEMLQKGKATDLYQAILSEFGHPLPTLGKLNNLRSRTWDNLKRYGVKILIVGKADYLKLEAFNELIDLYEHLRISVVLAGTHYLEDILGRNHSAYVRVSNSFLEWYEFPSLTSEDVVTVVEDWEKKFLTPKNRLNLTQSPEVVETLKEKSGGLIESLYDLLRQIAMFSTDDPYFELTPSNIMAYLSHRKPPTQKLG, encoded by the coding sequence ATGACTAAAAATAATTTAGCTCAAAAGAAATCCGTTCCTTCAAAGTCACCGAAAGTTAATGATTTAGTCCACTCGTGCGAAGAGTTACAACGCCGAACTCCGGCTCAACAGACAGAAATTGAACCTATTGGGAAAGCGGATACTTATTGTTATTTAGATAGAGATGATGAGTTATTTACTTGGTTAAATGACCAGCGAGATTTAAAGTTATGTGGCTACATAGTGGCAACGAAAGGGTCGGGTTTACCGAAATCTTGTGAGTATTATCGCCTGGCTCATGTAAAACGGCGAGGCTCATTGTTTGAAATTCCGGCAACGGTGTTTTATTTAGAGATGTTGCAGAAGGGAAAAGCAACGGATTTATATCAGGCAATCTTGTCAGAATTTGGGCACCCCTTGCCGACTTTGGGCAAGTTAAACAATTTACGTTCAAGAACTTGGGATAATTTAAAACGTTATGGGGTTAAGATTTTGATTGTTGGTAAGGCAGATTATTTGAAGTTAGAGGCGTTTAATGAGTTGATTGATTTATATGAGCATTTGAGAATATCAGTAGTTTTAGCAGGAACTCATTATTTGGAAGATATTTTAGGACGAAATCATTCGGCTTATGTGCGAGTGAGTAATTCTTTTTTAGAATGGTATGAGTTTCCTTCTTTAACCTCAGAAGATGTGGTAACAGTAGTTGAAGATTGGGAAAAAAAGTTTTTAACGCCAAAAAATCGTTTAAATTTAACCCAGTCTCCAGAAGTTGTTGAAACTTTAAAAGAAAAATCTGGGGGATTAATTGAGAGCTTATACGATCTTTTGCGACAAATTGCGATGTTTAGTACCGATGACCCCTATTTTGAATTAACGCCGTCTAATATTATGGCTTACCTCAGCCATCGAAAACCGCCAACGCAAAAGTTAGGGTAA
- a CDS encoding TniQ family protein, with the protein MVEFEAGFQPPWYLEPLEGESISHYFGRYCRHESVSSPSQLSKAAGIGPVLGRWEKFRFIPYPTHKELEAIGGLIGLSVAQLKAMLPQESIKLLPIRLCALCYGEKPYHRMEWQYQSRLNCEVHGVKLLTKCPSCRQSFAIPSQWVEGRCQRCGMGFKRMGKQ; encoded by the coding sequence ATGGTGGAATTTGAAGCCGGTTTTCAACCCCCTTGGTATCTAGAACCATTAGAAGGGGAAAGTATCAGCCATTATTTCGGACGTTATTGTCGGCATGAGTCAGTGAGTTCACCGTCTCAGTTGAGTAAAGCGGCAGGAATTGGCCCAGTTTTAGGACGGTGGGAGAAATTTCGTTTTATTCCCTATCCAACGCACAAGGAGTTAGAAGCTATTGGAGGATTAATTGGATTATCGGTGGCGCAACTAAAGGCGATGTTACCCCAGGAATCTATTAAGTTATTGCCCATTCGCTTGTGTGCGCTATGTTATGGAGAAAAACCGTATCATCGAATGGAATGGCAATATCAATCACGGTTAAATTGTGAGGTGCATGGGGTTAAATTATTGACGAAGTGTCCTTCTTGTCGTCAATCTTTTGCGATTCCGTCTCAGTGGGTGGAAGGGAGGTGTCAGCGATGTGGAATGGGGTTTAAACGGATGGGGAAGCAATAA
- the cas12k gene encoding type V CRISPR-associated protein Cas12k (Type V-K CRISPR systems have also been known as with the large Cas12k protein, has also been known as type V-U5, and Cas12k as C2c5.) — translation MSSLSVIRARLLASEEKLSYLWQLMAQPYSQLIQLLLDYIANHPDFPTWLDKFRLPDTLIKEFITTHQTKYLCQELPGRFRQSAVTLVKNIYKSWFAHKKSKLLSLQGKKRFLSMLKSDEQLLLESGYDLYTLTSHAQNLLQQVQLELEELWQQEGIKPEDEQSIFGKITNKLYELHDKTQSIPKRCVIAYLIKNGNQIRGRTRRQRSLPTTSHPKRNPNSTP, via the coding sequence ATGTCTTCCTTGTCCGTAATTCGCGCTCGCCTTCTCGCCTCCGAAGAGAAACTTTCTTATCTCTGGCAGCTTATGGCGCAACCCTACAGCCAATTAATTCAACTCTTACTCGACTATATCGCCAATCATCCTGATTTCCCAACTTGGCTTGACAAATTCAGACTCCCTGATACATTAATTAAAGAATTTATTACAACTCATCAAACCAAATATCTCTGCCAAGAATTGCCCGGACGCTTTCGACAATCCGCAGTTACTCTCGTCAAAAATATTTATAAATCTTGGTTTGCTCACAAAAAAAGTAAACTTCTTTCCCTTCAAGGCAAAAAACGCTTTTTATCCATGCTTAAAAGCGATGAACAACTCCTACTTGAAAGCGGTTATGATTTATACACTCTCACATCACACGCCCAAAATTTACTCCAACAAGTACAACTGGAACTAGAAGAACTTTGGCAACAAGAAGGAATCAAACCTGAAGACGAACAAAGTATTTTCGGGAAAATAACTAATAAACTCTACGAATTACACGACAAAACCCAATCCATTCCCAAACGCTGTGTTATTGCCTACCTCATCAAAAACGGCAATCAAATTCGAGGGCGAACCCGAAGACAAAGAAGCCTACCTACTACGTCGCACCCAAAAAGAAATCCAAATTCAACGCCTTGA
- the cas12k gene encoding type V CRISPR-associated protein Cas12k (Type V-K CRISPR systems have also been known as with the large Cas12k protein, has also been known as type V-U5, and Cas12k as C2c5.) produces MLLPTSSKTAIKFEGEPEDKEAYLLRRTQKEIQIQRLEAQIHSCAPHPRLNDDSLWLDALNQSLTGITEVKDLQQIQRQLLQKFPHLPYPVFYNTNTDLEWSINHQGRIRVSFNGLKKKGITLEIACDERQLPYFQRILSDYQCFKRKDLPVPVPGGLMLLRSAQLIWKPIEGKGQPWNTHHLYLHCAINNQLWSKTGMANIQQELIQETQKQLNKCFAKEEQNPLTNNQKKNILRLESSLQRLKTFDIAYLNPFQSHSYQGNPHIIVGVAIGLKTPITIAIVDLQTQATLGFRSPKQLLKRRRQILVAKAKTEDKIRFSPRKKREITDYELFQDYLHKKHSNKHERHKAQKKFADTQFGEANAGLYFNRLFAQAIVEVAHSYQASVIVLPDLTNIREAIESEVRARAELKYPGNKTQQQRYAKDFRVTVNQWNYNQLGQCINYAAKKAGLKIAILKQTIKGSSQQKARQIALTYWEKQQQTQTPFNVQTPNNLV; encoded by the coding sequence GTGTTATTGCCTACCTCATCAAAAACGGCAATCAAATTCGAGGGCGAACCCGAAGACAAAGAAGCCTACCTACTACGTCGCACCCAAAAAGAAATCCAAATTCAACGCCTTGAAGCACAAATCCACTCTTGCGCCCCTCATCCCAGACTCAACGATGATAGTTTATGGTTAGATGCCCTAAACCAGTCTCTAACAGGCATTACCGAAGTTAAAGACCTTCAACAAATCCAAAGACAACTTCTGCAAAAATTTCCCCATTTACCCTATCCCGTCTTTTACAACACCAACACCGACCTGGAGTGGTCAATCAACCACCAAGGACGTATCCGTGTCAGCTTCAACGGACTCAAAAAAAAGGGAATTACTCTAGAAATAGCCTGCGATGAGCGACAATTGCCTTATTTCCAACGCATCTTATCCGATTATCAATGCTTCAAACGAAAAGATCTACCTGTACCCGTACCCGGTGGTTTAATGCTGTTACGTTCTGCCCAACTTATCTGGAAACCCATAGAAGGAAAAGGGCAACCCTGGAATACTCATCATTTGTACCTTCACTGCGCCATTAATAATCAACTCTGGTCAAAAACTGGTATGGCGAATATTCAGCAAGAACTTATCCAAGAAACTCAAAAACAATTAAATAAATGTTTTGCCAAAGAAGAACAAAACCCCTTAACTAATAATCAGAAAAAGAACATTTTGCGTCTAGAAAGCTCTTTACAAAGGCTTAAAACCTTCGATATTGCCTACTTAAACCCTTTTCAATCGCACTCTTACCAAGGTAATCCCCACATTATTGTTGGCGTAGCGATTGGACTCAAAACCCCCATTACCATCGCCATTGTTGATCTTCAAACCCAAGCTACCCTTGGTTTTCGTTCTCCAAAACAACTCCTTAAACGTCGCCGTCAAATTCTAGTCGCCAAAGCCAAAACCGAAGATAAAATCCGATTCAGTCCCCGAAAAAAGCGAGAAATCACCGATTACGAACTTTTTCAAGACTACCTACACAAAAAGCACTCAAACAAACACGAACGCCATAAAGCCCAGAAAAAATTTGCTGATACTCAATTTGGAGAAGCTAATGCTGGACTTTATTTCAACCGACTTTTTGCTCAAGCTATTGTCGAAGTTGCCCACAGCTACCAAGCCAGTGTTATTGTCCTTCCCGACCTCACCAATATCCGAGAAGCGATTGAATCAGAAGTTAGAGCCAGAGCCGAGCTAAAATATCCCGGCAATAAAACTCAACAACAACGATATGCCAAGGACTTCCGCGTCACGGTCAATCAATGGAATTATAACCAACTTGGTCAATGTATTAATTATGCTGCTAAAAAAGCTGGACTTAAAATCGCTATCCTAAAACAAACTATCAAAGGCAGTTCCCAACAAAAAGCCAGACAAATTGCCCTTACCTATTGGGAAAAACAGCAACAAACCCAAACACCATTCAATGTACAAACCCCTAACAATCTGGTATAA